One window of Pseudomonas sp. FP198 genomic DNA carries:
- a CDS encoding ATP-dependent Clp protease proteolytic subunit, whose protein sequence is MSEHIVHFHCQIDQGTTERFRDNCLEAIEKGADSLMLNLSTVGGSTNFGFTLYTFIKSLPVPVRAVNAGNIESMGIVMYLAASDRTTTPHSRFLIHPMNWYFGQKSVDHSRLREYLSSLDNDVARYVEIYVKETAGAATQLDIFKCLCAEERVIPAENSLAFGIAHRVEQVVFAPEAKHWKVSGGED, encoded by the coding sequence ATGTCCGAACACATCGTCCATTTCCATTGCCAGATCGACCAGGGGACCACCGAGCGCTTCCGGGACAATTGCCTGGAAGCCATTGAAAAAGGCGCCGACTCGCTGATGCTCAACCTCTCTACCGTCGGCGGCAGCACCAATTTCGGTTTCACCCTCTATACCTTTATCAAGTCCCTTCCGGTGCCCGTGCGCGCGGTGAATGCCGGCAACATCGAGTCGATGGGCATCGTCATGTACCTGGCCGCCAGCGACCGCACCACCACCCCGCATTCACGCTTCCTGATCCACCCGATGAATTGGTATTTCGGCCAGAAATCGGTGGATCACTCGCGCTTGCGTGAATACCTCTCGAGCCTGGACAACGACGTGGCGCGGTACGTGGAAATCTACGTCAAGGAAACCGCCGGCGCCGCCACGCAACTGGATATCTTCAAATGCCTGTGCGCCGAGGAGCGAGTGATACCGGCGGAAAATTCGCTGGCTTTCGGCATCGCGCACCGGGTTGAGCAGGTGGTGTTTGCGCCCGAGGCGAAACACTGGAAAGTCAGCGGCGGCGAGGATTGA
- the ppnN gene encoding nucleotide 5'-monophosphate nucleosidase PpnN, with amino-acid sequence MTQRHVINASVSPKGSLETLSQREVQQLSEAGSGSIYDLFRQCALAILNTGAHVDNAKTILEAYKDFEIRIHQQDRGVRLELLNAPADAFVDGEMIASTREMLFSALRDIVYTENELDSQRIDLSSSQGISDYVFHLLRNARTLRPGVEPKIVVCWGGHSINTEEYKYTKKVGHELGLRSLDICTGCGPGVMKGPMKGATIAHAKQRIHGGRYLGLTEPGIIAAEAPNPIVNELVILPDIEKRLEAFVRVGHGIIIFPGGAGTAEEFLYLLGILMHPANQDLPFPVVLTGPKSAAPYLDQLHAFVGATLGEAAQKHYQIIIDDPAEVARQMTQGLKEVKQFRRERNDAFHFNWLLKIDEGFQRPFDPTHANMASLGLSRDLPPHELAANLRRAFSGIVAGNVKDKGIRLIEEHGPYEIHGDSAIMEPLDRLLQAFVAQHRMKLPGGAAYVPCYRVVT; translated from the coding sequence ATGACTCAAAGACATGTAATCAACGCCTCGGTAAGCCCCAAGGGCAGCCTGGAGACCTTGTCCCAGCGCGAAGTCCAGCAACTGAGCGAAGCCGGTTCCGGCAGCATCTATGATCTTTTCCGCCAGTGCGCCCTGGCTATCCTCAACACCGGCGCCCATGTCGACAATGCCAAGACCATCCTCGAAGCCTACAAGGATTTCGAGATCCGCATTCACCAGCAGGACCGGGGCGTGCGCCTGGAGCTGCTGAACGCGCCGGCCGATGCGTTCGTCGACGGCGAGATGATCGCCAGCACCCGGGAAATGCTCTTCAGTGCCCTGCGCGACATCGTCTACACCGAGAACGAACTGGACAGCCAGCGCATCGACCTGAGTTCATCCCAGGGCATCAGCGACTACGTCTTCCACCTGCTGCGCAACGCCCGCACCCTGCGTCCCGGCGTGGAACCGAAAATCGTCGTGTGCTGGGGTGGTCATTCGATCAACACCGAAGAATACAAATACACCAAGAAAGTCGGCCACGAACTCGGCTTGCGCAGCCTGGACATCTGCACCGGCTGCGGCCCCGGCGTGATGAAAGGCCCTATGAAAGGCGCGACCATTGCCCACGCCAAGCAGCGTATCCATGGCGGGCGTTACCTGGGCCTGACGGAGCCGGGCATCATCGCCGCCGAGGCGCCGAACCCGATCGTCAACGAGCTGGTGATCCTGCCGGACATCGAGAAGCGCCTGGAAGCCTTCGTGCGCGTCGGCCACGGCATCATCATCTTCCCGGGCGGCGCCGGTACGGCGGAAGAGTTCCTCTACCTGCTGGGCATCCTCATGCACCCGGCCAACCAGGACCTGCCCTTCCCGGTCGTGCTCACCGGGCCGAAAAGCGCCGCGCCGTACCTGGACCAGTTGCACGCGTTTGTCGGCGCGACCCTGGGCGAAGCCGCGCAGAAGCACTACCAGATCATCATCGACGATCCGGCTGAAGTGGCGCGGCAGATGACCCAGGGCCTGAAAGAAGTGAAGCAGTTCCGCCGCGAGCGCAACGACGCGTTCCACTTCAACTGGCTGCTGAAGATCGACGAAGGTTTCCAGCGCCCGTTCGACCCGACCCACGCAAACATGGCCAGCCTGGGCCTGAGCCGCGACCTGCCGCCCCACGAACTCGCCGCCAACCTGCGCCGGGCGTTCTCCGGGATCGTCGCCGGTAACGTCAAGGACAAGGGCATCCGCCTGATCGAGGAACACGGCCCGTACGAGATCCACGGCGACTCCGCCATCATGGAACCGCTTGATCGCCTGCTGCAGGCCTTCGTCGCCCAGCACCGGATGAAACTGCCGGGTGGCGCGGCGTATGTGCCGTGCTATCGCGTGGTGACCTGA
- a CDS encoding general stress protein codes for MANSGNKNPGNFANDREKASEAGKKGGHASGGNFANDREKASEAGKKGGERSHGGGRKS; via the coding sequence ATGGCTAATAGCGGAAACAAAAACCCAGGCAACTTCGCAAACGACCGTGAGAAAGCATCCGAAGCCGGCAAGAAAGGCGGACATGCTTCCGGCGGAAACTTTGCCAACGACCGGGAAAAAGCCTCTGAAGCCGGTAAGAAAGGTGGCGAACGCAGCCATGGCGGCGGCAGAAAATCGTAA
- a CDS encoding OBAP family protein, translating into MPGKITQGTWAMLCVATVGLAGCAGGNSHSPVDAPGAAKSPTTATLEAGAGLMQNKPPLQALDTYLDGFHFYNGRMSGQMEAHHYCTALNEEVFQCAIFDANTANAKLMGVEYIISKRLFEGLPASEKQLWHSHVHEVKSGQLVAPGIPEVAETRLMKNLVSTYGKTWHTWHTEQGNALPYGVPQLMMGFTADGQIDPRLVRERDSRMGISSEEKKRARAAIEAPAIDPGADAWQKGQVWQIKDPTGHAH; encoded by the coding sequence ATGCCTGGAAAAATCACTCAAGGAACCTGGGCCATGCTTTGCGTGGCAACGGTGGGGCTGGCAGGCTGTGCCGGTGGCAACAGCCATTCACCGGTAGACGCGCCAGGAGCCGCGAAGAGCCCGACCACCGCGACGCTGGAAGCCGGGGCGGGGCTCATGCAGAACAAACCCCCGTTGCAAGCGTTGGATACCTATCTGGATGGCTTTCATTTTTATAACGGGCGGATGTCCGGGCAAATGGAAGCGCATCACTACTGCACGGCACTGAACGAAGAAGTGTTCCAGTGCGCCATCTTCGATGCCAACACCGCCAATGCCAAGCTCATGGGCGTGGAGTACATCATCAGCAAGCGCTTGTTCGAAGGCCTGCCGGCCAGTGAAAAACAGTTGTGGCACAGCCATGTGCATGAGGTGAAGTCCGGGCAATTGGTCGCGCCGGGGATTCCCGAGGTGGCGGAGACCCGTTTGATGAAAAACCTCGTCAGCACCTACGGCAAGACCTGGCACACCTGGCACACCGAGCAAGGCAACGCGCTGCCTTACGGTGTTCCGCAACTGATGATGGGCTTTACCGCCGACGGCCAGATCGACCCACGGTTAGTGCGTGAGCGCGACAGCCGGATGGGCATCTCCAGCGAGGAGAAAAAACGCGCCCGCGCGGCAATCGAAGCGCCGGCGATCGATCCCGGTGCGGATGCCTGGCAGAAGGGGCAGGTGTGGCAGATCAAGGACCCGACGGGGCATGCTCACTAA
- the ada gene encoding bifunctional DNA-binding transcriptional regulator/O6-methylguanine-DNA methyltransferase Ada has protein sequence MNSTSNTLASEQDPRWAAVLARDPRADGQFVYGVKTTGIYCHPSSLSRLPNPRNVEFFDTPEQAQAAGYRPSKRVARDQTQIAAQQAARVAAACRQIEAAEELPGLNELAQSAGLSPFHFHRVFKSVTGLTPRAYAAAHRSRKVRERLVEAGTVTEALYDAGFNSNSRFYEAADKVLGMKPADYRAAGQNTDIRFAVGQCSLGAILVAQSDRGVCAILLGDDPDALVRDLQDKFRRANLIGADREFEQLIAQVVGFIEAPALGLDLPLDLRGTAFQERVWQALREIPPGSTASYAEIAQRIGLPKAVRAVAQACGANSLAVAIPCHRVVRSDGNLSGYRWGVERKRQLLALERSSAD, from the coding sequence ATGAACAGCACTTCAAACACTCTCGCCTCTGAACAGGATCCCCGCTGGGCCGCCGTGCTTGCCCGGGACCCGCGTGCCGACGGGCAATTTGTCTATGGCGTGAAAACCACCGGTATCTATTGCCACCCCAGCAGCCTGTCGCGCCTGCCCAACCCGCGTAACGTCGAATTTTTCGACACGCCGGAACAGGCCCAGGCGGCCGGCTATCGCCCCAGCAAACGCGTGGCCAGGGACCAGACCCAGATCGCCGCGCAACAAGCGGCCCGGGTCGCGGCCGCCTGCCGCCAGATCGAGGCCGCCGAGGAACTGCCAGGCCTGAATGAACTGGCGCAGAGCGCGGGCTTGAGCCCTTTTCATTTTCATCGCGTTTTCAAGTCTGTCACCGGCCTGACGCCCAGGGCCTACGCCGCCGCCCACCGCTCGCGCAAAGTGCGCGAACGCCTGGTCGAAGCCGGGACGGTGACCGAGGCGCTGTATGACGCCGGTTTCAATTCCAACAGCCGTTTCTATGAAGCCGCCGACAAAGTCCTCGGCATGAAACCGGCCGACTACCGCGCCGCCGGGCAGAACACCGACATTCGCTTCGCCGTCGGCCAGTGCTCCCTGGGGGCGATCCTGGTGGCGCAAAGCGACCGTGGCGTGTGCGCGATTCTGTTGGGGGACGATCCGGACGCACTGGTGCGCGACCTGCAGGACAAATTCCGCCGCGCCAACCTCATCGGCGCCGACCGGGAATTCGAGCAGTTGATTGCCCAGGTCGTGGGGTTCATTGAAGCGCCGGCCCTGGGCCTCGACTTGCCGTTGGACCTGCGCGGCACGGCCTTTCAGGAACGGGTCTGGCAAGCCCTGCGGGAGATTCCGCCGGGCAGCACCGCCAGCTACGCCGAGATCGCCCAGCGCATCGGCCTGCCCAAGGCCGTTCGCGCCGTGGCCCAGGCCTGCGGCGCCAACAGCCTCGCCGTGGCGATCCCCTGCCACCGGGTGGTGCGCAGCGACGGCAACCTCTCGGGCTATCGCTGGGGCGTCGAGCGCAAGCGTCAGTTGCTGGCGCTGGAACGCTCGTCTGCTGACTGA
- a CDS encoding nitronate monooxygenase family protein — MSQWPDTRILDLLGIELPIIQGPLAGVTGPAMVVATCNAGGLGSMPAAMLDVEQLRQALTTISEQTDKPFNVNFFSHQPPAFDAQRAEAWKQRLKPYYEELGADFEAPTPVSNRTPFDDAACRVLEELRPKVVSFHFGLPEKSLLDRVKATGAKILSSATTVEEAIWLEQHGCDAIIAVGYEAGGHRGMFLSEDLNTQVGLFALLPQVVDAVKVPVIATGGIGDARGIVAAFALGASAVQLGSAYLFTPEAKITPSHHRALRTARESQTAVTNLFTGRPARGIVNRVMREVGPMSPLAPAFPLAGGALMPLRAKDEADFANLWAGQAFPLGRELPSGELTRRLAEEALARFKG; from the coding sequence ATGAGTCAGTGGCCAGACACCCGCATTCTCGACCTGCTCGGCATCGAGCTGCCCATCATCCAGGGGCCTCTGGCCGGCGTAACCGGTCCGGCCATGGTAGTCGCCACTTGCAATGCCGGCGGGCTGGGCTCGATGCCGGCAGCGATGCTCGACGTGGAGCAACTGCGCCAGGCGCTGACGACTATCAGCGAACAGACCGACAAACCGTTCAACGTGAATTTTTTCTCGCACCAGCCACCAGCGTTCGATGCACAACGGGCCGAGGCCTGGAAACAGCGGCTCAAGCCTTATTACGAAGAACTGGGCGCCGACTTCGAAGCGCCGACGCCGGTGTCCAATCGCACCCCCTTCGATGATGCGGCCTGCCGCGTGCTGGAGGAACTGCGGCCCAAGGTGGTCAGCTTCCACTTCGGCCTGCCGGAAAAATCCTTGCTGGATCGGGTCAAGGCCACCGGCGCGAAAATCCTCTCCTCGGCCACCACCGTCGAAGAAGCCATCTGGCTCGAACAGCACGGCTGCGACGCGATCATCGCCGTGGGCTATGAGGCCGGCGGCCATCGCGGGATGTTCCTGAGTGAGGACCTCAACACCCAGGTGGGTCTCTTCGCCCTGCTGCCCCAAGTGGTGGATGCGGTGAAGGTGCCGGTGATCGCCACCGGCGGGATCGGCGACGCTCGCGGGATTGTCGCGGCGTTTGCCCTGGGCGCGTCGGCAGTGCAGTTGGGCAGTGCTTATCTGTTCACACCGGAAGCCAAGATCACACCATCCCACCACCGGGCGCTACGCACGGCCAGGGAAAGCCAGACCGCCGTCACCAACCTGTTCACCGGCCGCCCGGCCCGGGGCATCGTCAACCGGGTGATGCGCGAGGTCGGCCCGATGAGCCCGCTCGCGCCGGCGTTCCCCCTGGCGGGCGGCGCCTTGATGCCGCTGCGGGCGAAAGACGAAGCGGACTTCGCCAACCTCTGGGCCGGCCAGGCGTTTCCCCTGGGGCGCGAGCTGCCGAGCGGCGAACTGACCCGGCGCTTGGCCGAAGAGGCGCTGGCGCGGTTCAAGGGCTGA
- a CDS encoding HAD family hydrolase gives MPVSPPTPIAYRAFLFDMDGTLLNSVAATERIWTRWAMRHGLDVAKFLPTIHGVRAVDTVARQNLPGVDAQAEAAQLTVEEIEDVEGVVEVPGALAFLKSLPPTQWAIVTSAPMALALRRMEAAGIVRPAVMVTAEDVSAGKPNPDCYLLAAQRLQVAPQECLVFEDAEAGIKAGEAAGMDVMVVTATHTHPVVTLHSQIEDYQDIGIEVDERRMMRLTSIQ, from the coding sequence ATGCCTGTCAGTCCCCCCACCCCCATTGCCTACCGCGCCTTCCTCTTCGACATGGACGGCACGCTGCTCAATTCCGTCGCTGCCACCGAGCGGATCTGGACGCGCTGGGCCATGCGCCATGGTTTGGATGTGGCGAAATTCCTGCCGACTATCCATGGCGTGCGCGCTGTCGACACCGTCGCCCGCCAGAACCTGCCGGGCGTGGATGCCCAGGCCGAGGCCGCGCAGCTCACCGTCGAAGAAATCGAGGACGTGGAGGGAGTGGTCGAGGTGCCCGGTGCGCTGGCCTTTCTCAAAAGCCTGCCGCCGACGCAATGGGCAATCGTCACCTCGGCGCCCATGGCCTTGGCGTTGCGCCGCATGGAAGCAGCCGGGATTGTGCGTCCGGCGGTGATGGTGACGGCTGAAGACGTGAGCGCCGGCAAGCCAAACCCCGATTGCTATCTACTCGCGGCGCAGCGCTTGCAAGTGGCGCCGCAGGAATGCCTGGTGTTCGAGGATGCCGAAGCCGGGATCAAGGCCGGCGAGGCGGCCGGTATGGACGTGATGGTGGTGACGGCCACGCACACGCATCCGGTGGTGACGTTGCACTCGCAGATCGAGGATTACCAAGACATTGGCATCGAAGTAGATGAGAGAAGGATGATGCGCTTAACTTCAATCCAATAG
- a CDS encoding DUF3087 family protein, whose product MFEIKPWDAVTYRQQTRRSTLIVAVVFLALAMLLSSLAVMLFGTPGGDNFRFNVGGVFAAVLLMAALMRGYFWQQPWMAAAVYGWQLKRSLMSVTNVMHQVKAGVQAQDPAAMKLLRFYHLGLAQMHLLDANSSDQASLSREADEHLQNMQTLGLDPEQSRLDPAWIDTVKQAYKARD is encoded by the coding sequence ATGTTCGAGATCAAACCGTGGGACGCCGTGACCTACCGGCAGCAGACCCGCCGCAGCACCCTCATCGTCGCCGTGGTATTCCTGGCCTTGGCGATGCTGCTATCGAGCCTGGCGGTGATGCTGTTCGGCACACCTGGGGGCGATAATTTTCGCTTCAACGTGGGCGGGGTTTTCGCCGCCGTGCTGCTGATGGCCGCGCTCATGCGCGGGTACTTCTGGCAACAGCCGTGGATGGCCGCGGCGGTGTACGGCTGGCAGCTCAAGCGCAGCCTGATGAGCGTTACCAACGTGATGCACCAGGTGAAGGCCGGCGTGCAGGCCCAGGATCCGGCGGCGATGAAGCTGCTGCGCTTCTATCACTTGGGCTTGGCCCAGATGCACCTGCTGGATGCCAACTCCAGCGACCAGGCCTCGTTGAGTCGCGAGGCCGACGAACATCTGCAGAACATGCAGACGCTCGGCCTGGACCCCGAGCAGTCACGCCTGGACCCGGCCTGGATCGACACGGTGAAACAGGCCTATAAAGCCCGCGATTAG
- a CDS encoding GyrI-like domain-containing protein, translating into MDVKLKTVEPFTVAGLQVRTRNADEQQGDTAKIGPMWQQFFTEGLFDNVPARQSESFVYGVYSDYESDATGYFKVTAGVQVDATSAGYPAVDVEGGDYLVFSAKGPMPECVIQAWGLIWAYFADNPQTVRRFATDFEVYNAPDSVAIYIGVQSADERSSASN; encoded by the coding sequence ATGGACGTGAAACTCAAGACCGTCGAACCCTTCACCGTCGCCGGTTTGCAGGTGCGCACCCGCAATGCCGACGAGCAGCAAGGCGACACGGCAAAGATCGGCCCGATGTGGCAGCAGTTCTTCACCGAAGGGCTGTTCGACAACGTTCCGGCCCGGCAGTCCGAGTCGTTCGTCTATGGGGTGTATTCCGATTACGAGTCCGATGCCACCGGCTACTTCAAGGTGACGGCCGGGGTGCAGGTCGATGCCACGAGCGCAGGTTACCCCGCCGTGGACGTCGAGGGCGGGGATTACCTGGTGTTTTCAGCCAAGGGGCCGATGCCCGAATGCGTGATCCAGGCCTGGGGCCTGATCTGGGCGTACTTCGCCGATAACCCGCAGACCGTACGCCGGTTCGCCACCGATTTCGAGGTCTACAACGCGCCCGACTCGGTGGCGATCTATATCGGCGTTCAGTCAGCAGACGAGCGTTCCAGCGCCAGCAACTGA
- the modB gene encoding molybdate ABC transporter permease subunit, with product MPLTGADYAAIWLTLKLASLTTVILLLIGTPIALWLTRTRSWLRGPVGAVVALPLVLPPTVIGFYLLLALGPNGWIGQFTQALGLGTLTFSFTGLVIGSVIYSMPFVVQPLQNAFSAIGNRPLEVAATLRAGPWDTFFHVILPLARPGFITAAILGFAHTVGEFGVVLMIGGNIPEKTRVVSVQIYDHVEALEYAQAHWLAAAMLGFSFLVLLALYSSRRTRAGWS from the coding sequence ATGCCGCTGACCGGCGCCGATTACGCGGCCATCTGGTTGACGCTGAAACTGGCGTCGCTGACCACGGTAATCCTGCTGCTCATCGGCACGCCCATCGCCTTGTGGCTGACGCGCACCCGATCCTGGCTGCGCGGGCCGGTGGGCGCGGTGGTGGCGCTGCCGCTGGTGTTGCCGCCCACGGTGATCGGCTTTTATCTGTTGCTGGCGCTGGGTCCGAACGGCTGGATCGGCCAGTTCACCCAGGCTCTCGGTCTGGGCACCCTCACCTTCAGCTTTACCGGGCTGGTGATCGGCTCGGTGATCTATTCCATGCCGTTTGTTGTCCAGCCGTTGCAGAACGCGTTTTCGGCCATCGGCAATCGTCCACTGGAAGTCGCCGCCACGCTGCGAGCGGGCCCGTGGGACACTTTTTTCCACGTCATCCTGCCCTTGGCCCGACCCGGTTTCATCACCGCGGCGATTCTCGGTTTCGCCCACACGGTCGGTGAATTCGGCGTGGTGCTGATGATCGGCGGCAACATCCCGGAAAAGACCCGGGTGGTGTCGGTGCAGATCTACGACCATGTCGAAGCCCTCGAATATGCCCAGGCCCATTGGCTGGCGGCGGCGATGCTGGGGTTTTCCTTCCTGGTGTTGCTGGCGCTGTACTCCAGCCGCCGAACCCGTGCCGGCTGGAGCTGA
- the modA gene encoding molybdate ABC transporter substrate-binding protein, producing the protein MRSNPFAPLLLATCFCVSAAQADEVQVAVAANFTAPIQAIAADFEKDTGHKLIAAYGATGQFYTQIQNGAPFEVFLAADDTTPARLESEGATVKGSRFTYAIGTLALWSAKDNYVDNQGQVLRDNAFKHLSIANPKTAPYGLAAAQVLEKLGLSAPVKNKLVEGQNITQAYQFVSTGNAELGFVALSQVYKDGKLASGSAWIVPAELHDPIKQDAVILDKGRDNPAAQALMEYLKGPQAAAIIQSFGYQR; encoded by the coding sequence ATGCGCTCGAACCCTTTCGCCCCGCTGCTGCTGGCTACCTGCTTTTGTGTCAGTGCCGCCCAAGCCGACGAGGTGCAGGTAGCGGTCGCCGCCAACTTCACCGCGCCGATCCAGGCCATCGCCGCCGATTTCGAAAAAGACACCGGCCACAAGCTGATAGCCGCCTATGGCGCGACCGGGCAGTTTTATACGCAGATCCAGAATGGTGCGCCCTTCGAAGTCTTCCTCGCCGCCGACGACACCACCCCGGCCAGGCTCGAAAGCGAAGGCGCTACCGTCAAGGGCTCGCGCTTCACCTACGCCATCGGCACGTTGGCGCTGTGGTCGGCCAAGGACAACTACGTCGACAACCAGGGCCAGGTCCTGCGCGACAATGCGTTCAAGCACCTGTCCATCGCCAATCCGAAAACCGCGCCGTATGGCCTGGCCGCGGCCCAGGTCCTGGAAAAACTCGGGCTGTCCGCGCCGGTCAAGAACAAGCTCGTCGAAGGCCAGAACATCACCCAGGCCTATCAGTTCGTCTCCACGGGCAACGCCGAACTGGGCTTCGTCGCCCTGTCCCAGGTGTACAAGGACGGCAAGCTGGCAAGCGGTTCGGCATGGATCGTCCCGGCCGAGCTGCATGATCCGATCAAACAGGACGCGGTGATTCTCGACAAAGGCCGGGACAACCCTGCCGCCCAGGCCTTGATGGAATACCTCAAGGGCCCGCAAGCCGCCGCCATTATCCAGTCCTTCGGTTATCAACGCTGA
- a CDS encoding DNA topoisomerase IB codes for MPDTLPPDALPADLHYVDDTAPGITRRKLRGKFCYFDPSGQRITDPAEIQRINALAVPPAYTDVWICTDPRGHLQATGRDARGRKQYRYHSRWREVRDADKYSRMLEFGRTLPRLRKRLEEILATPGFSRDKVLATVITLLDVTLIRVGNSQYARDNRSYGLTTLRNKHVAVNGSAIAFQFRGKSGVEHQITVKDRRLARIIKRCQEIPGQNLFQYLDEHGERHAVTSSDINAYLKTLTGADFTAKDYRTWAGSAAALDGLRTLQWETETEAKRHVAEMVRQVARQLGNTPAVCRKCYIHPAVLEGFMGGVLSELPKPRVRKGLNAQEAALTMFLQRMAQAVEAC; via the coding sequence ATGCCCGACACCCTGCCGCCCGATGCACTCCCGGCTGATCTGCACTACGTCGACGACACCGCCCCGGGCATCACCCGTCGCAAACTGCGGGGCAAGTTCTGTTACTTCGACCCGTCGGGCCAGCGCATTACCGATCCCGCCGAAATCCAGCGGATCAACGCCCTGGCCGTTCCGCCGGCCTACACCGACGTGTGGATCTGCACCGACCCGCGCGGCCACCTCCAGGCCACCGGGCGCGACGCCCGAGGACGCAAGCAGTACCGCTACCATTCGCGCTGGCGCGAAGTGCGCGATGCGGACAAGTACTCACGCATGCTCGAATTCGGCCGCACCCTGCCGCGACTGCGCAAACGCCTCGAGGAAATCCTCGCCACGCCCGGTTTCAGCCGCGATAAAGTCCTGGCAACGGTCATTACGTTGCTCGACGTCACGCTGATCCGCGTCGGCAATAGCCAATACGCCCGGGACAATCGTTCCTACGGCCTGACCACGCTGCGCAACAAGCATGTCGCGGTCAACGGCAGCGCCATCGCTTTCCAGTTCCGTGGCAAGAGCGGCGTCGAACACCAGATCACCGTGAAGGACCGGCGCCTGGCGCGGATCATCAAGCGTTGCCAGGAAATTCCCGGGCAGAACCTGTTCCAGTACCTGGACGAACACGGCGAGCGCCACGCGGTCACCTCTTCGGACATCAACGCCTACCTCAAGACACTCACCGGCGCCGACTTCACCGCCAAGGACTACCGCACCTGGGCAGGCAGCGCGGCGGCGCTGGACGGGCTGCGCACATTGCAGTGGGAAACCGAGACCGAAGCCAAGCGACACGTTGCCGAAATGGTCAGGCAGGTCGCCCGGCAGTTGGGCAATACGCCTGCCGTCTGTCGCAAATGCTACATCCACCCCGCCGTGCTGGAAGGCTTCATGGGCGGCGTCCTGAGCGAACTGCCCAAGCCTCGCGTACGCAAAGGACTCAATGCGCAAGAAGCCGCGCTGACGATGTTTCTGCAACGCATGGCCCAAGCCGTCGAAGCCTGCTAA
- the modC gene encoding molybdenum ABC transporter ATP-binding protein — protein MIQARFQLDHGDFFLDLDVQLPGRGVTALYGESGSGKTTCLRCIAGLERPSQGFIEINGEVWQDSERGVFVPPHQRALGYVFQEASLFDHLSVRDNLAFGLKRVAPAQRRVDMNHATELLGIGHLLDRQPHNLSGGERQRVGIARALLTSPRLLLMDEPLAALDTRRKNEILPYLQRLHDELDIPVLYVSHSQDEVARLADHIVLLDAGRALASGPIAETLARLDLPLAQGDDAGVVIQGKVSAHDPQYQLLTLTLPDSQLQVRVAHQPMAVGRPLRFKVQARDVSLSLANDTQTSILNRLPVTVISELAGDNAAHVLIRLEAAGTPLLARITRYSRDQLKLHPGQMLWAQIKAVAVLA, from the coding sequence ATGATCCAGGCAAGATTTCAACTCGACCATGGCGACTTTTTCCTCGACCTGGACGTGCAATTGCCTGGCCGTGGGGTGACGGCGCTGTACGGCGAATCCGGCTCTGGCAAGACCACCTGCCTGCGCTGCATCGCCGGCCTGGAGCGACCCTCACAGGGCTTCATCGAGATCAATGGCGAGGTTTGGCAAGACAGTGAGCGCGGGGTATTCGTGCCACCTCATCAGCGCGCGCTGGGCTATGTTTTCCAAGAGGCGAGCCTGTTTGATCACCTGTCGGTACGCGACAATCTGGCGTTCGGCCTCAAGCGCGTTGCACCGGCGCAACGGCGCGTGGACATGAACCACGCTACGGAACTGCTCGGCATCGGTCACCTCCTCGACAGGCAACCCCATAACCTCTCCGGCGGCGAACGCCAGCGCGTCGGCATTGCCCGCGCCTTGCTGACCAGTCCGCGACTGCTGCTGATGGACGAGCCACTGGCGGCCCTCGATACGCGGCGCAAAAACGAAATCCTGCCTTACCTGCAACGACTCCACGATGAACTGGACATCCCGGTGCTGTACGTCAGCCATTCCCAGGACGAAGTCGCGCGCCTGGCTGATCACATCGTGCTGCTCGATGCCGGGCGCGCCCTGGCCAGCGGGCCGATCGCCGAGACCCTGGCGCGGCTCGACCTGCCACTGGCCCAGGGCGATGACGCGGGCGTGGTGATCCAGGGCAAAGTCAGCGCCCATGACCCGCAATACCAGCTACTTACCCTGACGTTGCCCGACAGCCAGCTGCAGGTGCGTGTCGCCCATCAGCCGATGGCTGTCGGCCGACCGTTGCGCTTCAAGGTACAGGCGCGGGATGTCAGCCTGAGCCTGGCGAACGATACACAGACCAGCATTCTCAATCGCCTGCCGGTGACGGTCATCAGCGAACTGGCGGGCGACAACGCGGCTCATGTACTGATCCGGCTGGAGGCCGCCGGCACGCCGTTGCTGGCGCGGATTACCCGATATTCCCGGGATCAGTTGAAGCTGCATCCGGGGCAGATGTTGTGGGCGCAGATCAAGGCGGTGGCGGTGTTGGCGTAG